A window from Flavobacterium gyeonganense encodes these proteins:
- a CDS encoding SPOR domain-containing protein, whose amino-acid sequence MRILTPSKKILLVFPMLTLTLNINAQDQNITLNQDPKFEQLLNDKRKINTSISTNDTYKIQIFSGKSDEAKKTLSNFKREFNNIDGTIIFNTPNYKVVVGNFKTRIEAERNLEEIRKKYKSVFLIKPSK is encoded by the coding sequence ATGAGAATTTTAACTCCATCAAAAAAGATTTTATTAGTATTTCCCATGCTTACTTTAACACTCAATATTAATGCTCAGGACCAAAACATTACTTTGAATCAAGATCCTAAATTTGAGCAATTACTAAATGATAAGCGTAAAATTAACACGTCAATTAGTACCAATGACACTTACAAAATTCAAATTTTCAGTGGTAAAAGTGACGAAGCAAAAAAGACTTTGTCTAATTTCAAAAGGGAATTTAACAACATTGACGGAACTATTATTTTTAATACTCCAAACTATAAAGTAGTGGTTGGAAATTTTAAAACAAGAATTGAAGCAGAACGAAATTTGGAAGAAATTAGAAAGAAATACAAAAGCGTATTCCTTATTAAACCAAGCAAATAA
- a CDS encoding c-type cytochrome, with the protein MKKVGNHNSISRKLMLSLSLSLIFSLTSFAQDPAAAPAATEAAAAPAAASGGDPVKGKELFNANCAACHKLDAKSTGPALRGVAAKHDMAWIYKWVHNSSDMIKSGDPVAVKLFEENNKSVMTSFPQLSEGDIDNIIAYTSEPKAEPAPGPNGQLPTGNVQADNGISNNIILGALALVMAILVVMLFMVNKVLTKVANKNGIEVAPKEARLPIWKAFARNQFLVLVTAIFLLLASGYFVYGYLMQVGVDQNYEPIQPIHYSHKIHAGDNEINCKYCHSAARVSKNAGIPSLNVCMNCHKNISEVAETTATAEYSKAFYDAQIQKLYDAVGWDKTKQAYTGKKQPVKWVRIHNLPDFVYFNHSQHVSVAGIECQTCHGPVQEFEIMKQYSKLTMGWCVDCHRKTDVKMEGNAYYDKIHAELSKKYGVEKLTAAQMGGLECGKCHY; encoded by the coding sequence ATGAAAAAGGTGGGTAACCATAATTCGATCTCAAGAAAATTGATGCTTAGCTTGTCGCTATCGCTGATTTTCTCCCTAACTTCATTTGCTCAAGATCCTGCTGCAGCTCCTGCGGCGACTGAAGCTGCTGCTGCTCCGGCTGCGGCATCTGGAGGTGATCCGGTAAAAGGGAAAGAACTTTTTAATGCAAATTGCGCTGCATGTCACAAATTAGATGCTAAATCAACTGGTCCTGCTTTACGTGGGGTTGCTGCTAAGCATGATATGGCTTGGATTTACAAGTGGGTGCATAACAGTTCTGACATGATTAAGTCAGGTGATCCTGTTGCAGTTAAACTTTTTGAAGAGAATAATAAGTCGGTAATGACTTCTTTTCCTCAATTGTCTGAAGGAGATATTGATAATATTATCGCATATACTTCTGAGCCTAAAGCGGAACCTGCTCCGGGACCTAATGGACAATTGCCAACTGGAAATGTTCAGGCTGATAATGGGATTTCAAATAACATTATTTTAGGAGCTCTTGCTCTTGTGATGGCTATTTTAGTTGTGATGTTGTTTATGGTGAACAAGGTTTTAACTAAAGTTGCAAATAAAAATGGTATTGAGGTTGCTCCTAAAGAAGCAAGGCTTCCAATCTGGAAAGCTTTCGCTAGAAACCAATTCCTGGTTTTAGTAACTGCAATTTTCTTGCTTTTGGCTAGTGGTTATTTTGTTTATGGTTACTTAATGCAGGTAGGTGTAGATCAGAATTATGAGCCAATTCAGCCAATTCATTACTCTCATAAAATTCACGCTGGCGATAACGAGATTAATTGTAAATATTGTCACTCTGCTGCTCGTGTAAGTAAAAATGCTGGTATTCCTTCGTTAAATGTTTGTATGAACTGCCATAAAAATATTTCTGAGGTTGCTGAAACAACGGCTACTGCTGAGTACAGCAAAGCATTCTACGATGCTCAGATTCAAAAATTATATGATGCTGTTGGTTGGGATAAAACTAAACAGGCTTATACCGGAAAAAAACAGCCTGTTAAATGGGTTCGTATCCATAACTTGCCTGACTTTGTTTACTTCAATCACTCTCAACACGTTTCTGTTGCAGGTATTGAATGTCAAACTTGTCACGGACCAGTACAGGAATTTGAAATCATGAAGCAATATTCTAAATTAACAATGGGATGGTGTGTTGATTGCCATAGAAAAACAGATGTTAAGATGGAGGGTAATGCTTATTATGACAAAATTCATGCTGAGCTTTCTAAAAAATACGGTGTAGAGAAATTAACTGCAGCGCAAATGGGAGGTTTAGAGTGTGGTAAATGCCACTATTAA